The Streptomyces nitrosporeus genome includes a window with the following:
- a CDS encoding SDR family NAD(P)-dependent oxidoreductase has protein sequence MNRFDRVKVLLTGAGSGIGRATALRLVSEGAEVYAVDLSGAGLAETAAAAGGGPGRILTRTADAADEAAVVEAVRAAADGLGGIDVLVNVAGIHRTTPIEQLTVADMEQLFRVNTVGTALFCREALPHLPHGSGVIVNVASSAAAHGNPYMTAYAASKGAVLGFSLSLAAEVAHQGIRVVPVSPGSVATPLAGPHVLPAGLDTSYYGRIRAPFGTAEPEQIAGVIAFAASRDAGYLTGAEIRADGGSHI, from the coding sequence ATGAACCGTTTCGACCGTGTGAAGGTCCTGCTCACTGGGGCGGGGTCCGGCATCGGGCGGGCCACCGCGCTCCGCCTGGTGTCCGAGGGCGCGGAGGTGTACGCGGTCGACCTGTCCGGGGCGGGCCTCGCGGAGACCGCCGCGGCGGCGGGCGGCGGACCGGGCCGGATCCTCACCCGCACCGCCGACGCCGCCGACGAGGCCGCGGTGGTGGAGGCGGTACGGGCCGCCGCCGACGGGCTCGGCGGTATCGACGTCCTGGTCAACGTGGCCGGTATCCACCGGACGACACCGATCGAACAGCTGACCGTGGCCGATATGGAGCAGCTCTTCCGGGTCAACACGGTGGGCACCGCCCTGTTCTGCCGGGAGGCGCTGCCGCATCTGCCGCACGGGTCCGGGGTCATCGTCAACGTGGCCTCCTCGGCCGCCGCGCACGGCAACCCGTACATGACCGCGTACGCCGCCTCCAAGGGGGCGGTCCTTGGCTTCTCGCTCTCCCTGGCCGCCGAGGTCGCCCACCAGGGCATCCGGGTCGTCCCCGTGTCACCCGGCTCGGTCGCCACCCCGCTGGCCGGCCCGCACGTGCTGCCGGCCGGCCTCGACACCTCGTACTACGGGCGCATCCGGGCGCCGTTCGGCACCGCGGAGCCGGAGCAGATCGCCGGGGTCATCGCCTTCGCGGCCTCACGGGACGCGGGTTACCTCACCGGGGCGGAGATCCGGGCCGACGGCGGCTCCCACATCTGA
- a CDS encoding ferredoxin, with protein sequence MRVDDRLLDGPPMRSLACERCAAEVLVRKSSWQQTSVQWDGRATALCAERDPAAASFEGCASLRDTIRASALRGTLPVADGDADGAA encoded by the coding sequence ATGCGCGTCGACGACCGGCTGCTCGACGGTCCGCCGATGCGGTCCCTGGCCTGCGAACGGTGCGCGGCCGAGGTCCTGGTGCGCAAGAGCAGCTGGCAGCAGACGAGCGTGCAGTGGGACGGCCGGGCCACAGCCCTCTGCGCCGAACGCGACCCGGCCGCCGCCTCCTTCGAGGGCTGCGCGTCCCTCCGCGACACCATCCGCGCCTCCGCGCTGCGGGGGACGCTCCCGGTGGCGGACGGGGACGCGGACGGGGCGGCCTGA
- the dmpG gene encoding 4-hydroxy-2-oxovalerate aldolase, which yields MPMPTAVPAPYSSELDIRVTDSSLRDGSHAKQHQFTVEHVTSIVAALDDAGVPVIEVTHGDGLGGSSFNYGFSHTPEQELIKAAVKTARRAKIAFLMLPGLGLQDDIREAADNGASVCRIATHCTEADISVQHFGLARELGLETVGFLMMSHSRPPEALARQARIMADAGCQCVYVVDSAGALVMEQTGDRVAALVAELGDDAQVGFHGHENLGLGVANSVLAVRAGAKQIDGSTRRFGAGAGNTPVEGFAAVAEKLGIRTGIDVLKIIDAAEDVVRPVMDGECLLDRLSLTMGYAGVYSSFLKHAARQAAAYQVSGAEILMEAGRRELVGGQEDQLIEIAASLAARNRPQTTQTSTGK from the coding sequence ATGCCCATGCCCACAGCCGTACCCGCGCCCTACAGCTCCGAGCTGGACATCCGGGTCACCGACTCGTCCCTGCGGGACGGATCGCACGCCAAGCAGCACCAGTTCACCGTCGAGCACGTCACCTCCATCGTGGCCGCCCTCGACGACGCAGGGGTCCCGGTCATCGAGGTCACCCACGGAGACGGCCTCGGCGGGTCCTCCTTCAACTACGGCTTCAGCCACACCCCCGAGCAGGAACTCATCAAGGCGGCGGTGAAGACCGCCCGCCGCGCGAAGATCGCCTTCCTGATGCTGCCCGGCCTCGGGCTCCAGGACGACATCCGGGAGGCCGCCGACAACGGCGCCTCGGTCTGCCGGATCGCCACCCACTGCACCGAGGCCGACATCTCCGTCCAGCACTTCGGCCTCGCCCGCGAACTCGGCCTGGAGACCGTCGGGTTCCTCATGATGTCGCACAGCCGGCCGCCCGAGGCGCTGGCCCGGCAGGCCCGCATCATGGCCGACGCCGGCTGCCAGTGCGTCTACGTCGTCGACTCCGCGGGCGCCCTCGTCATGGAGCAGACCGGCGACCGCGTCGCCGCCCTGGTCGCCGAGCTCGGCGACGACGCCCAGGTCGGCTTCCACGGCCACGAGAACCTCGGCCTCGGCGTCGCCAACTCGGTCCTCGCCGTCCGCGCGGGGGCCAAGCAGATCGACGGATCGACCCGCCGCTTCGGCGCCGGCGCCGGCAACACACCCGTCGAGGGCTTCGCCGCCGTCGCCGAGAAGCTGGGCATCCGCACCGGCATCGACGTACTGAAGATCATCGACGCGGCCGAGGACGTCGTACGCCCCGTCATGGACGGCGAGTGCCTGCTCGACCGCCTCTCCCTGACCATGGGGTACGCCGGCGTCTACTCCAGCTTCCTGAAGCACGCCGCCCGTCAGGCCGCCGCCTACCAGGTGTCCGGCGCCGAGATCCTCATGGAGGCCGGCCGCCGGGAGCTGGTCGGCGGCCAGGAGGACCAGCTCATCGAGATCGCCGCCTCCCTCGCCGCGAGGAACCGGCCGCAGACCACCCAGACCTCCACGGGGAAGTGA
- a CDS encoding VOC family protein, whose protein sequence is MTQIRGLGYLRVQTQDIGRWRELTVDALGFAEGTGPDPDGLYLRMDERRARLAVLPGDSDKVLSVGWEVRDQFALAAVGRAVEASGTPVRLLGQKEADDRGVEQAIAFTDPAGVPVEVFFAPVLDHSPVLTGLGQHFVTGGQGMGHVVLPTTAMDETVAFYTEVLGFLPRGGIRLSGQSPDAPPRRVRFMGVNERHHSLAVCPAPHAGEPGLVHLMVEVDTLDAVGRALDNVGKQGFSLSSTLGRHTNDKMVSFYVRAPGGWDIEYGCEGMRVDERHYTAEEITADSYWGHDWSGSEPLAAFLPPGKTG, encoded by the coding sequence ATGACACAGATCCGCGGACTCGGATATCTCCGGGTCCAGACCCAGGACATCGGCCGCTGGCGCGAACTCACCGTGGACGCCCTCGGGTTCGCGGAAGGGACGGGCCCCGACCCCGACGGCCTCTACCTGCGCATGGACGAACGCCGAGCCCGGCTCGCCGTCCTGCCCGGCGACAGCGACAAGGTGCTGTCCGTCGGCTGGGAGGTCCGCGACCAGTTCGCCCTCGCCGCCGTCGGCCGCGCCGTCGAGGCATCCGGCACACCGGTGAGACTGCTCGGCCAGAAGGAGGCCGACGACCGGGGCGTCGAGCAGGCCATCGCCTTCACCGACCCGGCCGGGGTGCCCGTCGAGGTCTTCTTCGCACCGGTCCTCGACCACAGCCCCGTCCTCACCGGCCTCGGCCAGCACTTCGTCACCGGCGGCCAGGGCATGGGACACGTCGTCCTGCCCACCACCGCCATGGACGAGACGGTCGCCTTCTACACCGAGGTCCTCGGCTTCCTGCCGCGCGGCGGCATCCGCCTCAGCGGCCAGTCACCCGACGCCCCGCCCCGCCGCGTCCGCTTCATGGGCGTCAACGAACGCCACCACAGCCTCGCCGTCTGCCCCGCCCCGCACGCCGGCGAGCCCGGACTGGTGCACCTGATGGTCGAGGTCGACACCCTCGACGCCGTCGGCCGTGCCCTCGACAACGTCGGCAAGCAGGGCTTCTCCCTCTCCTCCACCCTCGGCCGGCACACCAACGACAAGATGGTCTCCTTCTACGTCCGCGCCCCCGGCGGCTGGGACATCGAGTACGGCTGCGAGGGCATGCGGGTCGACGAACGGCACTACACCGCCGAGGAGATCACCGCCGACAGCTACTGGGGCCACGACTGGTCCGGCTCCGAACCCCTCGCCGCGTTCCTCCCGCCGGGGAAGACCGGATGA
- a CDS encoding steroid 3-ketoacyl-CoA thiolase has protein sequence MTEAVIVEAARTPVGRRRGVLSGLHPAELLGAAQKGLLERAGIGPAGVDQVIGGCVTQAGEQSNNVTRNAWLHAGLPYTTACTTIDCACGSSQQAVHLVAGLIASGAIETGIGCGVEAMSRVFLGAALTPDNGSPVPDSWTLDMPDQFTAAERIARNRGITRADADALGLASQHKAARAWAEGRFDGQIIGIEAPVMGPEGPTGEKTLVSRDQGLRETTPEALAALRPVLADGIHTAGNSSQISDGAAAVLLMSRERAAREGLRPRARIVASTMVGSDPYYHLDGPVAATERVLRDAGMSLADIDLVEINEAFASVVLSWAQVHKADMDKVNVNGGAIALGHAVGSTGARLVTQALYELERTGKSTALITMCAGGAHSTATVIERI, from the coding sequence ATGACCGAGGCCGTCATCGTCGAAGCCGCACGGACACCGGTGGGCCGCCGCCGCGGAGTCCTGTCCGGGCTCCACCCGGCCGAACTCCTCGGGGCGGCCCAGAAGGGCCTCCTGGAGCGGGCGGGCATCGGCCCCGCCGGCGTGGACCAGGTCATCGGGGGCTGCGTCACCCAGGCCGGTGAGCAGTCCAACAACGTCACCCGCAACGCCTGGCTGCACGCCGGCCTCCCGTACACCACCGCCTGCACCACGATCGACTGCGCCTGCGGGTCCTCCCAGCAGGCCGTGCACCTGGTCGCCGGGCTGATCGCCTCCGGTGCGATCGAGACCGGCATCGGCTGCGGCGTCGAAGCCATGAGCCGCGTGTTCCTCGGCGCCGCGCTCACCCCGGACAACGGGAGCCCGGTGCCGGACAGCTGGACCCTGGACATGCCCGACCAGTTCACCGCGGCCGAGCGCATCGCCCGCAACCGGGGCATCACCCGCGCCGACGCGGACGCCCTCGGCCTCGCCTCCCAGCACAAGGCCGCCCGCGCCTGGGCCGAAGGCCGCTTCGACGGACAGATCATCGGCATCGAGGCCCCCGTCATGGGGCCCGAGGGGCCCACCGGCGAGAAGACCCTCGTCAGCCGCGACCAGGGTCTGCGCGAGACCACCCCCGAGGCCCTGGCAGCCCTGCGGCCCGTCCTGGCCGACGGCATCCACACCGCGGGCAACTCCTCCCAGATCAGCGACGGCGCCGCCGCCGTCCTCCTGATGAGCCGGGAACGCGCCGCCCGCGAAGGGCTGAGGCCCCGGGCCCGGATCGTCGCCTCCACCATGGTCGGCTCCGACCCCTACTACCACCTCGACGGGCCCGTCGCCGCGACCGAACGGGTCCTGCGCGACGCCGGGATGAGCCTCGCCGACATCGACCTCGTCGAGATCAACGAGGCCTTCGCCTCCGTCGTCCTGTCCTGGGCCCAGGTCCACAAGGCCGACATGGACAAGGTCAACGTCAACGGCGGCGCCATCGCGCTGGGCCACGCCGTCGGATCCACCGGCGCCCGGCTCGTCACCCAGGCCCTGTACGAGCTGGAGCGCACGGGGAAGTCCACCGCCCTGATCACCATGTGCGCCGGTGGCGCCCACTCCACCGCCACCGTCATCGAACGCATCTGA
- a CDS encoding FAD-dependent oxidoreductase: MSPAGAGAGAGAGAGGTGRARTSRPVTPVPASTVEHYDAVTDVLVVGYGCAGAAAAYEAATAGAGVLVLERAGGPGGSSAQSGGELYLGGGTPVQHACGFEDSADEMYAYLAAALGPHADEEKLRLYCDGSTEHFQWFVDRGLTFEPTLWDQPTWMPTTKDGLMWLGENAWPYNEIARPAPRGHRCATDAFGGWLVMEKLVAAAEAAGATTHADTLATALVVDDDTGRVVGVRARRHGRELTYRARRAVVLTTGGFADNEEMLADHAPHLIGHGKVSDGLDDGSGIRMACALGAATRRMATVEIALTALPAMVTRGMLVNAHGQRFINEDVYPGLFSVAAVLTQPAPYWVIIDEEGYESIPEKDRWGVLPLHVTGTLAELEAELRMPAGALESTVTAYNTYAARGQDPFFHKDPRWLRPLKGPFAAVDPRAGFHQGGRPSAGAGTGAAGFTLGGLHTTVDGAVLDVSGEPVPGLYAAGRAAAGIHGEGYISGTSLGDGTFFGRRAGKAAAGGA, from the coding sequence ATGAGCCCCGCCGGAGCCGGGGCCGGAGCCGGAGCCGGGGCCGGGGGGACAGGACGCGCGCGTACGTCCCGGCCGGTCACCCCGGTCCCCGCGTCCACCGTCGAGCACTACGACGCCGTCACCGACGTCCTGGTCGTCGGCTACGGCTGCGCCGGGGCCGCCGCCGCGTACGAGGCCGCCACCGCCGGCGCCGGCGTCCTCGTCCTGGAACGGGCCGGCGGCCCCGGCGGGTCCTCCGCCCAGTCCGGCGGAGAGCTCTACCTCGGCGGCGGCACCCCGGTCCAGCACGCCTGCGGCTTCGAGGACAGCGCGGACGAGATGTACGCCTACCTCGCCGCCGCGCTCGGGCCCCACGCCGACGAGGAGAAACTCCGGCTGTACTGCGACGGCAGCACCGAGCACTTCCAGTGGTTCGTGGACCGCGGCCTGACCTTCGAACCGACCCTGTGGGACCAGCCGACCTGGATGCCGACCACCAAGGACGGCCTGATGTGGCTGGGCGAGAACGCCTGGCCGTACAACGAGATCGCCCGCCCCGCACCGCGCGGCCACCGCTGCGCCACCGACGCCTTCGGCGGCTGGCTCGTCATGGAGAAACTGGTCGCCGCGGCGGAGGCCGCCGGGGCCACCACGCACGCCGACACCCTCGCCACCGCACTCGTCGTGGACGACGACACCGGGCGCGTCGTCGGCGTCCGGGCGCGCCGCCACGGCCGGGAGCTCACCTACCGGGCCCGCAGGGCCGTCGTCCTCACCACCGGCGGATTCGCCGACAACGAGGAGATGCTCGCCGACCACGCCCCGCACCTCATCGGCCACGGCAAGGTCAGCGACGGCCTCGACGACGGCAGCGGCATCCGGATGGCCTGTGCGCTCGGCGCCGCCACCCGGCGGATGGCCACGGTCGAGATCGCGCTGACCGCGCTGCCCGCCATGGTCACCCGGGGCATGCTCGTCAACGCCCACGGACAGCGCTTCATCAACGAGGACGTCTACCCCGGCCTGTTCAGCGTCGCCGCCGTCCTGACCCAGCCCGCTCCCTACTGGGTGATCATCGACGAGGAGGGCTACGAGTCGATCCCGGAGAAGGACCGCTGGGGCGTCCTGCCCCTCCACGTCACCGGGACCCTGGCCGAGCTCGAAGCCGAACTCCGCATGCCCGCGGGCGCGCTGGAGTCCACCGTCACCGCGTACAACACCTACGCGGCACGCGGGCAGGACCCGTTCTTCCACAAGGACCCGCGCTGGCTGCGCCCGCTGAAGGGCCCCTTCGCCGCGGTCGACCCGCGCGCCGGCTTCCACCAGGGCGGCCGGCCGAGCGCCGGAGCCGGCACCGGGGCCGCCGGGTTCACCCTCGGCGGTCTGCACACCACGGTGGACGGCGCCGTCCTCGACGTGTCGGGCGAACCCGTCCCCGGCCTGTACGCCGCCGGGCGGGCCGCCGCCGGCATCCACGGCGAGGGCTACATCAGCGGCACCTCACTGGGCGACGGCACGTTCTTCGGCCGCCGCGCGGGGAAGGCCGCCGCGGGCGGGGCCTGA
- a CDS encoding Rieske 2Fe-2S domain-containing protein: MSAVESAPDEVRAIEAGAAPTRFARGWHCLGLAEKFKDGKPHPVRAFGQKLVVFQAGDGTLNVLDAYCRHMGGDLSQGTVKGDQVACPFHDWRWGGDGRCKQIPYSKRVPLRARTASWPVLDQDGMLFVWNDPEGNPPPAGVTIPRIEGAGSDEWTDWLWYETVVDANCREVVDNVVDMAHFFYVHYSFPTYFKNVFEGHTATQYMRGTGRPDARPQEQDDKPRTTGSNSVASYHGPSFMIDDLTYHYESGDDVQSVLINCHYPVDADRFVLQYGIVVKRSPSLSGEAADELAAGMAQFIKLGFEQDIQIWKNKTRIDNPLLCEEDGPVYQLRRWYEQFYVDVADVKPEMTDRFEFELDTTRPVEAWQKEVEANLALRAATARTGPA, encoded by the coding sequence GTGAGCGCAGTCGAGTCAGCACCCGACGAGGTCAGGGCCATCGAGGCCGGGGCGGCACCCACCCGTTTCGCCCGGGGCTGGCACTGCCTGGGCCTCGCCGAGAAGTTCAAGGACGGCAAGCCCCACCCGGTCCGGGCCTTCGGCCAGAAGCTCGTGGTGTTCCAGGCGGGCGACGGCACCCTCAACGTCCTGGACGCGTACTGCCGGCACATGGGCGGCGACCTCTCCCAGGGCACCGTCAAGGGCGACCAGGTCGCCTGCCCGTTCCACGACTGGCGGTGGGGCGGTGACGGCCGCTGCAAGCAGATCCCGTACTCCAAGCGGGTCCCGCTGCGGGCCCGTACGGCTTCCTGGCCGGTCCTGGACCAGGACGGCATGCTCTTCGTCTGGAACGACCCGGAGGGCAACCCTCCGCCCGCCGGCGTGACCATCCCCCGCATCGAGGGCGCGGGCAGCGACGAGTGGACCGACTGGCTCTGGTACGAGACCGTCGTGGACGCCAACTGCCGTGAAGTCGTGGACAACGTCGTGGACATGGCCCACTTCTTCTATGTGCACTACTCCTTCCCGACGTACTTCAAGAACGTCTTCGAGGGTCACACCGCCACCCAGTACATGCGTGGCACCGGCCGGCCCGACGCCCGCCCGCAGGAGCAGGACGACAAGCCGAGGACCACCGGCAGCAACTCGGTGGCCTCCTACCACGGCCCCTCGTTCATGATCGACGACCTCACCTACCACTACGAGTCCGGTGACGACGTCCAGTCGGTCCTGATCAACTGCCACTATCCCGTCGACGCCGACCGGTTCGTCCTCCAGTACGGCATCGTCGTCAAGCGCTCCCCCTCCCTCTCGGGCGAGGCGGCCGACGAACTCGCGGCCGGTATGGCGCAGTTCATCAAGCTGGGCTTCGAGCAGGACATCCAGATCTGGAAGAACAAGACCCGCATCGACAATCCCCTGCTCTGCGAGGAGGACGGCCCGGTCTACCAGCTGCGCCGTTGGTACGAGCAGTTCTACGTGGACGTGGCCGACGTGAAGCCGGAGATGACCGACCGCTTCGAGTTCGAGCTGGACACCACGCGTCCGGTCGAGGCGTGGCAGAAGGAGGTCGAGGCCAACCTCGCCCTCAGGGCCGCCACGGCCCGGACCGGACCGGCCTGA
- a CDS encoding acyl-CoA dehydrogenase — protein sequence MSIGLTEEHRDLRDAVRAFATRHITEEALRTAADADKETLPGHWNGLAAQGLLGLHLPEEAGGAGYGLVELAVVTEELGRAMAPGPFLPTVLASTVLNAAGHRTYLAPLAAGTTVGAVGLGAGTLALNRADDGTVTLTGTSEPVVGGHLADVFVLPAADGGRTRWIVLPRAAVDTEDLRSHDLTRRSSRVTARPVPVPAADLLAVDEQTPRDLAAALFAAEASGIADRCVATAAGYARVREQFGRRIGQFQGVKHRCARMLAQAEQARASAWDAARAAGPGGTEDPREASLAAAVAGAVGVDAAFTAAKDCVQVLGGIGFTWEHDAHLALRRAQTLRLTLGPSAAWRRRVARLALDGVRRTLGVELPPEAETVREDIRAELREAAALDGKERLTHLADHGYTAPHLPAPWGKDAGPVTQLVIAQELQAAGLTPVDMIIGGWVVPTLIAHGDTAQQERFLTPSLRGDIVWCQLFSEPGAGSDLAGLTTRAEKTDGGWRITGQKVWTSMARDAHWGVLLARTDTAVPKHKGISYFLLDMTSPGLDIRPLRQITGDAEFNEVFLDEVFVPDELLVSAPGDGWKLARTTLANERVALSHDSVGSGAETLLETAAASGGLDDEQLTVLGGHLCDAQSGAVLALRTTLRTVSGQQPGAEASIAKLLGVEHQQQVWETCMEWQGTASLSGEGRRHDTTWMFLNGRCLSIAGGTTEVQLNIIGERLLGLPRDPEPTPKG from the coding sequence ATGAGCATCGGACTCACCGAGGAACACCGCGATCTCCGCGACGCCGTACGCGCGTTCGCGACCCGCCACATCACCGAGGAGGCCCTGAGGACGGCGGCCGACGCGGACAAGGAGACCCTCCCCGGGCACTGGAACGGCCTCGCCGCACAGGGTCTGCTCGGACTGCACCTGCCGGAGGAGGCGGGCGGCGCCGGATACGGACTCGTCGAACTCGCCGTCGTCACCGAGGAACTGGGCCGCGCCATGGCACCGGGCCCCTTCCTGCCGACGGTGCTCGCCTCCACCGTCCTGAACGCCGCAGGCCACCGCACCTACCTCGCCCCGCTCGCCGCGGGCACCACCGTCGGGGCGGTCGGCCTCGGTGCCGGCACCCTCGCCCTGAACCGGGCGGACGACGGCACCGTCACCCTCACCGGCACCTCCGAACCGGTCGTCGGCGGCCACCTCGCCGACGTGTTCGTCCTGCCCGCCGCCGACGGCGGCCGGACCCGCTGGATCGTGCTGCCCCGCGCCGCCGTCGACACCGAGGACCTGCGCAGCCACGACCTCACCCGCCGGTCCTCCCGCGTGACGGCCCGCCCGGTGCCCGTACCCGCCGCGGACCTCCTCGCCGTCGACGAGCAGACCCCCCGCGACCTCGCCGCGGCCCTCTTCGCCGCCGAAGCCTCCGGCATCGCCGACCGCTGCGTGGCCACCGCCGCCGGATACGCCCGCGTACGCGAGCAGTTCGGACGCCGCATCGGACAGTTCCAGGGCGTCAAACACCGCTGCGCCCGCATGCTCGCCCAGGCCGAGCAGGCCCGCGCCTCGGCCTGGGACGCCGCCCGCGCCGCCGGGCCCGGCGGCACCGAGGACCCCCGCGAGGCGTCGCTCGCCGCGGCCGTCGCCGGAGCCGTCGGGGTGGACGCCGCGTTCACCGCGGCGAAGGACTGCGTCCAGGTGCTCGGCGGGATCGGCTTCACCTGGGAACACGACGCCCACCTCGCGCTGCGCCGGGCCCAGACGCTGCGCCTCACCCTCGGCCCGTCCGCCGCCTGGCGGCGCCGGGTGGCCCGGCTCGCCCTGGACGGCGTCCGCCGCACCCTGGGCGTCGAACTCCCCCCGGAGGCCGAGACCGTACGCGAGGACATCCGTGCCGAACTGCGGGAGGCGGCCGCCCTGGACGGCAAGGAGCGCCTCACCCACCTCGCCGACCACGGCTACACCGCCCCGCACCTCCCCGCCCCCTGGGGCAAGGACGCCGGCCCGGTCACCCAGCTCGTCATCGCCCAGGAGCTCCAGGCCGCCGGACTCACCCCCGTCGACATGATCATCGGCGGCTGGGTGGTGCCCACCCTGATCGCGCACGGCGACACGGCCCAGCAGGAGCGGTTCCTCACCCCGAGCCTGCGCGGCGACATCGTCTGGTGCCAGCTCTTCAGCGAGCCGGGGGCGGGCTCCGACCTCGCCGGACTCACCACCCGGGCGGAGAAAACGGACGGCGGCTGGCGGATCACCGGTCAGAAGGTGTGGACCTCGATGGCCCGCGACGCCCACTGGGGCGTCCTGCTGGCCCGTACCGACACCGCCGTGCCGAAGCACAAGGGCATCTCCTACTTCCTCCTCGACATGACGAGCCCCGGACTCGACATCCGGCCGCTGCGGCAGATCACCGGCGACGCCGAGTTCAACGAGGTCTTCCTCGACGAGGTGTTCGTCCCGGACGAACTGCTCGTCAGCGCGCCCGGCGACGGCTGGAAGCTGGCCCGCACCACCCTCGCCAACGAACGCGTCGCGCTCTCCCACGACTCGGTCGGCTCCGGGGCCGAGACCCTGCTGGAGACCGCCGCCGCCTCCGGCGGCCTCGACGACGAACAGCTCACCGTCCTCGGCGGCCACCTCTGCGACGCGCAGTCCGGCGCCGTACTCGCCCTGCGCACCACCCTGCGTACGGTCTCCGGGCAGCAGCCCGGCGCCGAGGCGTCCATCGCCAAACTGCTCGGTGTCGAACACCAGCAGCAGGTCTGGGAGACCTGCATGGAATGGCAGGGCACCGCCTCCCTCAGCGGTGAGGGCCGGCGCCACGACACCACCTGGATGTTCCTCAACGGCCGCTGCCTGTCGATCGCCGGCGGTACGACGGAGGTCCAGCTGAACATCATCGGCGAGCGCCTCCTCGGACTGCCCCGCGACCCCGAGCCCACCCCGAAAGGCTGA
- a CDS encoding acyl-CoA dehydrogenase family protein: MSNPVLEAVEARADEIRALGPANEALGRLDDQAAKILRDVGAIRMLQPKTYGGLELHPREFAETVMRIASLDGATGWVAGVVGVHPWEMAMADPRVQEEVWGEDPDTWIASPYAPMGLLKPVDGGYVFNGRWQFSSGTDHCRWIFLGGFLTDENGDRLSPPRSVHVILPRADYEIVEDSWDVVGLRGTGSKDVVVKDAFVPAHRVIEYAKVVDGSLATESGLANPAYRLPFSAAFPLGITSAVIGMCEGTLAHHLAYQSTRVQITGQAVRDDPYVLYAVSDAAAEIAASRAALLDNITQMYDMVAAGEEITFERRAVGRRTQAAAAWRAVRAVDEIVARSGGNAMRMDNPIQRFWRDVHTGLTHAIHVPGSVFHASALTQIGIEPPQGPMRSMI; encoded by the coding sequence ATGTCCAACCCGGTACTCGAAGCCGTCGAGGCCCGCGCCGACGAGATCCGTGCCCTCGGCCCCGCCAACGAGGCACTCGGCCGCCTCGACGACCAGGCGGCGAAGATCCTGCGCGACGTCGGCGCGATCCGCATGCTCCAGCCCAAGACGTACGGCGGTCTCGAACTGCACCCCCGTGAGTTCGCCGAGACCGTCATGAGGATCGCCTCCCTGGACGGGGCCACCGGCTGGGTCGCCGGCGTCGTCGGCGTCCACCCCTGGGAGATGGCGATGGCCGACCCCCGGGTCCAGGAGGAGGTCTGGGGCGAGGACCCCGACACCTGGATCGCCTCCCCGTACGCCCCCATGGGCCTGCTGAAGCCCGTCGACGGCGGATACGTCTTCAACGGCCGCTGGCAGTTCTCCTCCGGCACCGACCACTGCCGCTGGATCTTCCTCGGCGGCTTCCTCACCGACGAGAACGGCGACCGGCTCAGCCCTCCGCGGTCCGTCCACGTCATCCTGCCCCGCGCCGACTACGAGATCGTCGAGGACTCCTGGGACGTCGTCGGGCTGCGCGGCACCGGCAGCAAGGACGTCGTCGTCAAGGACGCCTTCGTCCCCGCCCACCGCGTCATCGAGTACGCCAAGGTCGTCGACGGCTCCCTCGCCACCGAGTCCGGGCTGGCCAACCCCGCCTACAGGCTGCCCTTCTCCGCGGCCTTCCCGCTCGGCATCACCTCCGCCGTCATCGGCATGTGCGAGGGCACCCTCGCCCACCACCTCGCCTACCAGAGCACCCGGGTCCAGATCACCGGCCAGGCCGTCAGGGACGACCCGTACGTCCTCTACGCCGTCAGCGACGCCGCCGCCGAGATCGCCGCCTCCCGCGCGGCCCTCCTGGACAACATCACCCAGATGTACGACATGGTCGCCGCCGGCGAGGAGATCACCTTCGAACGGCGTGCCGTCGGCCGCCGCACCCAGGCCGCCGCCGCCTGGCGGGCCGTCCGCGCCGTCGACGAGATCGTGGCCCGCTCCGGCGGCAACGCGATGCGCATGGACAACCCGATCCAGCGGTTCTGGCGCGACGTGCACACCGGACTCACCCACGCCATCCACGTGCCCGGCTCCGTCTTCCACGCCTCGGCGCTCACCCAGATCGGCATCGAACCGCCGCAGGGCCCGATGCGCTCGATGATCTGA